Proteins encoded together in one Streptomyces sp. TLI_171 window:
- a CDS encoding hydrophobic protein: MLAMLLVLLLILVLFGAGFAVKVLWWIALAVLVLWLIGFFARSAGSGGSRSRWYRW; the protein is encoded by the coding sequence ATGCTCGCGATGCTGCTGGTGCTGCTGTTGATCCTCGTGCTGTTCGGAGCCGGCTTCGCCGTCAAGGTGCTGTGGTGGATCGCGCTCGCCGTCCTGGTCCTGTGGCTGATCGGTTTCTTCGCCCGCAGCGCCGGCTCGGGCGGCAGCCGCTCCCGCTGGTACCGATGGTGA
- a CDS encoding MFS transporter: protein MSATQRRTAGSGPVPVETDVPGRLDRLPWSPWHWRILIGLGTVWILDGLEVTVVGNLAARLAEPGSGIAISTAQVTTVAAALYVAGACCGALFFGWLTDRLGRKKLFMITLAVYLAATAVTALSWTAWFFFLCRFFTGFGIGGEYAAINSAIDELIPARLRGRIDLIVNGSFWIGAALGAFASIALLNTSLFATDVGWRLAFGIGVVLGLVILLVRRHVPESPRWLFTHGRGEQAEEIVAEAERIVERETGKPLPPVDEPPIKIRERGPIGFVTIARTLVTTYPRRTVLGLSLFIGQSFLYNSVTFGYAAILTGFFDVPAGRTGYYFAVIAVGNFLGPLLLGHLFDSVGRRPMIAGTYIGSGVLLFVTAWLFQRGSLDATTMTACWTAVLFLASAGASAAYLTVSEIFPLETRAMCIAFFYAVGTAAGGISGPLLFNGLVSSGEVGDASLAFCIGAGLMAAAGLVEAAIGVKAERRSLESIAAPLSQVPEPAVKG from the coding sequence ATGTCCGCAACACAACGCCGAACGGCCGGTTCCGGCCCGGTCCCGGTCGAGACGGACGTGCCGGGGCGGCTCGACCGGCTGCCGTGGTCGCCGTGGCACTGGCGGATCCTGATCGGCCTGGGCACGGTGTGGATCCTGGACGGTCTGGAAGTCACGGTGGTCGGCAACCTGGCTGCCCGGCTCGCCGAGCCGGGAAGCGGCATCGCCATCAGCACCGCCCAGGTCACCACGGTCGCCGCCGCGCTGTACGTGGCGGGCGCCTGCTGCGGCGCGCTGTTCTTCGGCTGGCTGACCGACCGGCTGGGCCGCAAGAAGCTGTTCATGATCACTCTGGCGGTGTACCTGGCCGCGACGGCGGTCACCGCGCTGTCCTGGACGGCCTGGTTCTTCTTCCTGTGCCGGTTCTTCACCGGCTTCGGCATCGGCGGCGAGTACGCGGCGATCAACTCGGCGATCGACGAGCTGATCCCGGCCCGGCTCCGCGGCCGGATCGACCTGATCGTCAACGGCAGTTTCTGGATCGGCGCCGCCCTCGGCGCGTTCGCCTCGATCGCGCTGCTGAACACCTCGCTGTTCGCGACCGACGTCGGGTGGCGGCTCGCGTTCGGCATCGGCGTGGTGCTGGGCCTGGTGATCCTGCTGGTGCGCCGGCACGTCCCGGAGAGCCCGCGCTGGCTGTTCACCCACGGCCGCGGGGAGCAGGCGGAGGAGATCGTCGCGGAGGCCGAGCGGATCGTGGAGCGGGAGACCGGCAAGCCGCTGCCGCCGGTGGACGAGCCGCCGATCAAGATCCGCGAACGCGGCCCGATCGGGTTCGTCACCATCGCCCGGACCCTGGTGACGACCTATCCGCGGCGCACCGTCCTCGGCCTGTCCCTGTTCATCGGGCAGTCCTTCCTCTACAACTCGGTCACCTTCGGCTACGCGGCGATCCTGACCGGGTTCTTCGACGTCCCGGCCGGCCGCACCGGCTACTACTTCGCGGTGATCGCGGTCGGCAACTTCCTCGGGCCGCTGCTGCTCGGCCACCTCTTCGACTCGGTCGGGCGCCGCCCGATGATCGCCGGCACCTACATCGGCTCCGGCGTCCTGCTGTTCGTCACCGCGTGGCTGTTCCAGCGCGGTTCGCTGGACGCCACGACGATGACCGCCTGCTGGACGGCCGTGCTGTTCCTCGCCTCCGCGGGGGCCAGCGCCGCCTACTTGACGGTCAGTGAGATCTTCCCGCTGGAGACCCGGGCCATGTGCATCGCGTTCTTCTACGCGGTGGGCACCGCGGCCGGCGGCATCTCCGGTCCGCTGCTGTTCAACGGCCTGGTCAGCAGCGGCGAGGTCGGTGACGCCTCGCTCGCGTTCTGCATCGGCGCGGGCCTGATGGCCGCCGCCGGTCTGGTCGAGGCCGCGATCGGGGTCAAGGCGGAGCGCCGGAGCCTGGAGTCCATCGCGGCCCCGCTCAGTCAGGTTCCCGAGCCCGCGGTCAAGGGCTGA
- a CDS encoding SRPBCC family protein translates to MSMVQETVEVDVPLHTAYNQWTQFEDFPRFMDGVEQVTQLDERHNHWRTKIAGVTREFDTEIVDQLPDQKIAWRTVGGDVQQMGTVSFTRLGEDRCQVRLAMDYDPQGMAEHAADTMGMIDRRVRGDLERFKSFIEDRGLESGGWRGRITPS, encoded by the coding sequence ATGAGCATGGTCCAGGAGACCGTCGAGGTGGACGTCCCGCTGCACACCGCCTACAACCAGTGGACGCAGTTCGAGGACTTCCCGCGCTTCATGGACGGCGTCGAGCAGGTCACCCAGCTCGACGAACGCCACAACCACTGGCGCACCAAGATCGCCGGCGTGACCCGCGAGTTCGACACCGAGATCGTCGACCAGCTGCCCGACCAGAAGATCGCCTGGCGGACCGTCGGCGGCGACGTCCAGCAGATGGGCACGGTCAGCTTCACCCGGCTCGGCGAGGACCGCTGCCAGGTGCGCCTGGCCATGGACTACGACCCCCAGGGGATGGCCGAACACGCCGCCGACACCATGGGGATGATCGACCGCCGGGTCCGCGGCGACCTCGAACGCTTCAAGTCGTTCATCGAGGACCGCGGCCTCGAGTCAGGCGGCTGGCGAGGACGCATCACCCCTTCCTGA
- a CDS encoding beta-1,3-glucanase family protein, whose amino-acid sequence MTPRHAAKVSRRTLLAAAALALPASYLAIGGSAQAQTPATLAVDLANTTGNNTVYAYIVGRDPAAGGSWAFLQANGSSLYHPPNPANDQTPLGVDCAIALNASGAAPRRVTLPHLDSGRIYFSVGAKLTFLMNRGGGLALPSVVNPSDPNINVRHDFCEFTFNNDQLFGNITFVDMVCLPIAFQLEVSGGATQTVRGLPSDGLARVASALRAQSAADGSDWSRLVVNSGGADLRVLAPNLAIRGNSALFSGYFEPYVDQVWSKYTSTDLRIDTQYTWGAFTGRVSGNTLTFPGAGSFAKPSTLAIFSCSDAPFTTGNDLMGNLSARLAAAFNRTTLLSNANQPTGENPATFYTQARTNHYARILHSTTPDGLGYAFPYDDVHPSGVDFEGKVQSGAPTRWVITVGGLAGSGGGGGSTTPPPSGGGSAYGTIQAESYAAQSGAQTETCSDTGGGTDVGWLGNGDWLRYTLDFGSTGATRIDARVASGAAAGVSGLIQVRLGSPTATPVGSFAVANTGGWQTWRTIPADLSRITGVRDVYLTFDSGQPADFVNLNWFQFS is encoded by the coding sequence ATGACGCCCCGCCACGCGGCGAAAGTCTCCCGCCGCACCCTGCTCGCCGCCGCCGCGCTCGCCCTCCCCGCCAGTTACCTCGCCATCGGCGGCTCCGCCCAGGCGCAGACCCCGGCCACGCTGGCGGTCGACCTCGCCAACACCACCGGCAACAACACCGTCTACGCGTACATCGTCGGCCGCGACCCGGCGGCGGGCGGCAGTTGGGCCTTCCTGCAGGCCAACGGCAGCAGCCTGTACCACCCGCCGAACCCGGCCAACGACCAGACGCCGCTGGGCGTGGACTGCGCCATCGCGCTGAACGCCTCCGGCGCCGCCCCGCGCCGGGTCACCCTGCCGCACCTGGACAGCGGCCGGATCTACTTCTCGGTCGGCGCCAAGCTCACCTTCCTGATGAACCGCGGCGGCGGACTCGCCCTGCCCTCGGTGGTCAACCCCAGCGACCCGAACATCAACGTCCGCCATGACTTCTGCGAATTCACCTTCAACAACGACCAGTTGTTCGGCAACATCACCTTCGTCGACATGGTGTGCCTGCCGATCGCGTTCCAGTTGGAGGTCTCCGGCGGCGCCACCCAGACCGTCCGCGGCCTGCCCTCCGACGGCCTCGCCCGGGTCGCCTCCGCGCTGCGCGCCCAGTCCGCCGCGGACGGCTCCGACTGGAGCCGACTGGTCGTCAACAGCGGCGGCGCGGACCTGCGGGTGCTCGCCCCCAACCTGGCGATCCGCGGCAACAGCGCCCTGTTCAGCGGCTACTTCGAGCCCTACGTCGACCAGGTGTGGAGCAAGTACACCAGCACCGACCTGCGGATCGACACCCAGTACACCTGGGGCGCGTTCACCGGCCGGGTCAGCGGCAACACCCTCACCTTCCCCGGCGCCGGGTCCTTCGCCAAGCCCTCCACGCTGGCCATCTTCTCCTGCAGCGACGCCCCGTTCACCACCGGCAACGACCTGATGGGCAACCTGAGCGCCCGCCTCGCCGCCGCGTTCAACCGCACCACGCTGCTCAGCAACGCCAACCAGCCCACCGGCGAGAACCCCGCGACCTTCTACACCCAGGCGCGCACCAACCACTACGCGCGGATCCTGCACTCCACCACGCCCGACGGCCTCGGCTACGCCTTCCCCTACGACGACGTCCACCCGTCCGGCGTCGACTTCGAGGGCAAGGTGCAGTCCGGCGCCCCCACCCGCTGGGTGATCACCGTCGGCGGCCTGGCGGGCAGCGGCGGAGGCGGCGGCAGCACCACTCCGCCCCCGAGCGGCGGCGGCTCCGCCTACGGCACCATCCAGGCCGAGTCGTACGCCGCACAGTCCGGGGCCCAGACCGAGACCTGTTCCGACACCGGCGGCGGCACCGACGTCGGCTGGCTGGGCAACGGCGACTGGCTGCGCTACACCCTCGACTTCGGCTCCACCGGCGCCACCCGGATCGACGCCCGGGTCGCCTCCGGCGCCGCCGCCGGCGTCAGCGGTCTGATCCAGGTCCGCCTGGGCAGCCCCACCGCCACCCCCGTCGGCTCCTTCGCCGTCGCCAACACCGGCGGCTGGCAGACCTGGCGGACCATCCCCGCCGATCTGTCGCGGATCACCGGCGTCCGCGACGTCTACCTGACCTTCGACAGCGGACAGCCCGCGGACTTCGTCAACCTCAACTGGTTCCAGTTCTCCTGA
- a CDS encoding DUF2231 domain-containing protein, with protein sequence MDTHHIPADWLDAPGRWAFLDPPGRRIADLVNGLPLGRAREALHGEWLGHPLHPAIAQFPLGCWLAAGLLDATRADDRAARRLTAAGLVALPPVLLAGWVDWSKLTPVERRTGLTHAATAVTAAALQAASLRARCHGHHVRGRMLGLTACGVVTLAAALGGHLAYRQATAAERRPATLDTVEDHPAGDPDRPDR encoded by the coding sequence ATGGACACGCACCACATCCCCGCCGACTGGCTGGACGCCCCGGGCCGCTGGGCTTTCCTCGATCCGCCCGGGCGACGGATCGCCGACCTGGTGAACGGCCTGCCGCTCGGACGCGCCCGCGAAGCGCTGCACGGCGAGTGGCTCGGACACCCCCTGCACCCCGCGATCGCCCAGTTCCCGCTCGGCTGCTGGCTGGCCGCCGGACTGCTCGACGCGACCCGCGCCGACGACCGCGCCGCCCGCCGCCTCACCGCCGCCGGACTGGTCGCCCTGCCGCCCGTGCTGCTGGCCGGCTGGGTCGACTGGTCGAAGCTGACACCGGTCGAACGCCGTACCGGCCTGACCCACGCCGCCACCGCCGTCACCGCGGCCGCCCTGCAGGCCGCCTCGCTCCGCGCCCGCTGCCACGGCCACCACGTCCGCGGCCGAATGCTCGGCCTCACGGCCTGCGGCGTGGTGACCCTGGCCGCCGCGCTCGGGGGCCACCTGGCGTACCGTCAGGCGACCGCCGCCGAACGCCGCCCGGCCACCCTCGACACGGTCGAGGACCACCCCGCCGGAGATCCTGACCGTCCTGACCGGTGA
- a CDS encoding SpoIIE family protein phosphatase — protein sequence MSEPAPTDRPPDPAAGPPPAAQAPPATEPPPEGQAPPGVRHLLALRLRQAQAENAELQDALAARPLTAVATGVLAERLRCGPAEAGAQLLALAERAHLSPPELAADILTTLPGTAPAGAPLPPAPPPLLPGSPAPTVEAALTQAAAMLGAAAAVLWTVQPGGALHPAAAPGFTETERHSWRHVPPGVPTPAQQAVQRRTALGPIGPVTATLGAERAPYRLAVPLHRAAGPAAVLELAWVERPAEPTPGEHRRLRAAGEVCALALTEVPDTEPIDLDPTDSAVLDAALAPALLLSPEPVGGPPADFRITRVNAAFTDLDDRPRQRLEGRTLTAVYPLASADGLLELLLRVHATGRPVHHDSLALTFLAGQTPVPVLLELAAARLGDRLLVSWRPTAATDRTDRLLRTAQRLSHLAGFEEDLRTGEIHWTPRTADLLGLPEGAGPVPLAALAAHVHPDDEQSVRRVVNSAIQHGRADSAVFRMRHLSSYTHYVRLVAEPVLDPGGRTAAVRGAFQDVSAQHWTETALAATTASLADSREESAERHLLALRLQQAILPPAVPPLESAGLRAAVRYRPSSQRDRVGGDWYDATLLPDRTALLVVGDMAGHGVEAATGMVALRNALRGLAYTGAGPGRLLGWLNQAAADLTGAATATVVCARYHPDTRTLHWARAGHLPPILLRDGVARPLPMPHGILLGAADDPACEEARLDLRPRDILLLYTDGLVERRDRSVEEPLDQLARVLAEPAADLDTLLDRALDLSIADTDDDTCLIAVEVLEPVHEGAPGRV from the coding sequence ATGTCGGAACCCGCGCCCACCGACCGGCCTCCCGACCCGGCAGCCGGACCGCCGCCCGCGGCCCAGGCGCCGCCCGCGACCGAGCCGCCGCCGGAGGGCCAGGCGCCGCCCGGCGTCCGGCACCTGCTCGCGCTGCGGCTGCGCCAGGCCCAGGCCGAGAACGCGGAACTGCAGGACGCGCTCGCCGCCCGTCCGCTCACCGCCGTCGCCACCGGAGTCCTGGCCGAGCGCCTGCGCTGCGGACCGGCCGAAGCGGGCGCCCAGCTGCTGGCCCTCGCCGAGCGAGCCCACCTCAGCCCGCCCGAACTCGCCGCCGACATCCTCACCACGCTGCCGGGCACCGCCCCCGCCGGCGCGCCGCTGCCGCCCGCCCCACCCCCGCTGCTTCCCGGCAGTCCGGCGCCCACCGTCGAAGCCGCCCTCACCCAGGCCGCCGCCATGCTCGGCGCCGCTGCCGCCGTCCTCTGGACCGTCCAGCCCGGCGGCGCGCTGCACCCGGCCGCCGCACCCGGCTTCACCGAGACCGAACGGCACAGCTGGCGGCACGTGCCGCCCGGCGTCCCCACCCCCGCCCAGCAGGCCGTGCAGCGCCGCACCGCACTCGGCCCGATCGGCCCCGTCACCGCCACCCTCGGCGCCGAACGCGCCCCCTACCGCCTGGCCGTGCCCCTGCACCGGGCCGCCGGACCCGCCGCCGTGCTCGAACTCGCCTGGGTGGAGCGGCCCGCCGAACCCACCCCCGGCGAGCACCGCCGGCTGCGCGCCGCCGGCGAGGTCTGCGCACTGGCCCTCACCGAGGTCCCCGACACCGAGCCGATCGACCTCGACCCGACCGACAGCGCCGTCCTCGACGCCGCTCTCGCCCCCGCCCTGCTGCTCAGCCCCGAACCCGTCGGCGGCCCGCCCGCCGACTTCCGCATCACCCGGGTCAACGCCGCCTTCACCGACCTCGACGACCGCCCACGACAGCGCCTCGAAGGCCGCACCCTCACCGCCGTCTACCCCCTGGCCAGCGCCGACGGGCTGCTCGAACTGCTGCTGCGGGTGCACGCCACCGGTCGGCCCGTGCACCACGACAGCCTCGCCCTGACGTTCCTGGCCGGCCAGACCCCCGTCCCCGTGCTGCTCGAACTCGCCGCCGCCCGGCTCGGCGACCGCCTGCTGGTCAGCTGGCGGCCCACGGCCGCCACCGACCGCACCGACCGGCTGTTGCGCACCGCCCAACGCCTCAGCCACCTGGCCGGGTTCGAGGAGGACCTGCGCACCGGAGAGATCCACTGGACGCCGCGCACCGCCGACCTGCTCGGCCTCCCCGAGGGCGCCGGCCCCGTCCCGCTGGCCGCGCTGGCCGCGCACGTCCATCCCGACGACGAGCAGTCCGTCCGACGGGTCGTCAACTCGGCGATCCAGCACGGGCGTGCCGACTCCGCGGTGTTCCGGATGCGACACCTCAGCAGCTACACCCACTACGTGCGCCTGGTCGCCGAGCCCGTCCTCGACCCCGGCGGCCGCACCGCCGCCGTCCGCGGCGCCTTCCAGGACGTCAGCGCCCAGCACTGGACCGAGACCGCGCTCGCCGCCACCACCGCGTCCCTCGCCGACAGCCGTGAGGAGTCCGCCGAACGCCACCTGCTCGCGCTCCGCCTCCAACAGGCCATCCTGCCGCCCGCCGTGCCGCCGCTGGAGAGCGCCGGACTTCGCGCCGCCGTCCGCTACCGCCCCTCCTCGCAGCGCGACCGGGTCGGCGGCGACTGGTACGACGCCACCCTGCTGCCCGACCGCACCGCCCTGCTGGTGGTCGGCGACATGGCCGGACACGGCGTCGAAGCCGCCACCGGCATGGTCGCGCTGCGCAACGCGCTGCGCGGCCTCGCCTACACCGGCGCCGGCCCCGGCCGCCTGCTCGGCTGGCTCAACCAGGCCGCCGCCGACCTCACCGGCGCCGCCACCGCCACCGTCGTCTGCGCCCGCTACCACCCCGACACCCGCACCCTGCACTGGGCCCGGGCCGGCCACCTCCCGCCGATCCTGCTGCGGGACGGCGTCGCCCGGCCGCTGCCCATGCCGCACGGCATCCTGCTCGGCGCCGCCGACGATCCCGCGTGCGAGGAGGCCCGGCTCGACCTGCGGCCCCGCGACATCCTGCTGCTCTACACCGACGGCCTGGTGGAACGCCGCGACCGGTCCGTCGAGGAACCCCTCGACCAGCTCGCCCGGGTACTCGCCGAACCCGCCGCCGACCTCGACACCCTGCTCGACCGCGCGCTCGACCTCAGCATCGCCGACACCGACGACGACACCTGCCTGATCGCCGTCGAGGTGCTCGAGCCCGTCCACGAGGGCGCACCCGGGAGGGTTTGA
- a CDS encoding glycoside hydrolase family 16 protein — protein MAAAPPKRRWSFGGFALLVATALVAAVPLTSPSSPATDPLAAAPVAATNWGDDFDGPAGSAADPAKWTMETGGSGNGNHELQYYTAGAANAALDGQGHLVITAKRNTDAGLGCWYGTCQYTSARLNTSRTFTQAYGHFESRIKIPRGQGIWPAFWMLGNDLSTAGWPNSGEIDVMENIGREPGTVHGTIHGPGYSGAGGIGAPYSLPAGQSFADAFHTFAVDWSPSAITWSVDGQAYQTRTPADLGGNRWVYDHPFFLILNLAVGGDWPGSPDGSSTYPQTMTVDYVHTTTWGGSTGAYTGRITGPGGMCVDVAGASSADSTPIQLHNCTGAAAQQWTVGTDGTVRALGKCLDVAAASHNDGAVIQLYTCNGTSAQQWTHRSGNDFLNPGSGKCLDSPNGSSADGTRLQLWTCNGTAAQKWTLG, from the coding sequence ATGGCTGCTGCCCCACCCAAGCGCCGTTGGTCCTTCGGCGGATTCGCGTTGCTCGTCGCCACCGCACTGGTGGCCGCCGTACCGCTCACCTCGCCATCGAGCCCCGCCACCGACCCGCTGGCCGCCGCGCCGGTGGCCGCCACGAACTGGGGCGACGACTTCGACGGCCCGGCCGGCTCGGCCGCCGACCCGGCCAAGTGGACGATGGAGACCGGCGGTTCGGGCAACGGCAACCACGAGTTGCAGTACTACACCGCAGGCGCCGCGAACGCCGCGCTGGACGGCCAGGGCCACCTGGTGATCACCGCCAAGCGCAACACCGACGCGGGCCTCGGCTGCTGGTACGGCACCTGCCAGTACACCTCGGCGCGGCTGAACACCTCGCGCACCTTCACCCAGGCGTACGGGCACTTCGAGTCCCGGATCAAGATCCCGCGCGGCCAGGGCATCTGGCCCGCGTTCTGGATGCTCGGCAACGACCTCTCCACCGCGGGCTGGCCGAACAGCGGCGAGATCGACGTGATGGAGAACATCGGCCGCGAGCCCGGCACCGTGCACGGCACCATCCACGGCCCCGGCTACTCCGGCGCGGGCGGCATCGGCGCGCCCTACAGCCTGCCCGCCGGCCAGTCCTTCGCCGACGCGTTCCACACCTTCGCGGTGGACTGGAGCCCGTCCGCGATCACCTGGTCCGTCGACGGCCAGGCCTACCAGACCCGCACGCCCGCCGACCTCGGCGGCAACCGCTGGGTCTACGACCACCCGTTCTTCCTGATCCTCAACCTCGCCGTCGGCGGCGACTGGCCGGGCAGCCCCGACGGGTCGTCGACCTACCCGCAGACCATGACCGTCGACTACGTCCACACCACCACCTGGGGCGGCAGCACCGGCGCCTACACCGGGCGGATCACCGGCCCCGGCGGCATGTGCGTGGACGTCGCGGGCGCCAGCAGCGCCGACAGCACCCCCATCCAGCTGCACAACTGCACCGGCGCCGCCGCCCAGCAGTGGACCGTCGGCACCGACGGCACCGTCCGCGCCCTCGGCAAGTGCCTGGACGTCGCCGCCGCCTCGCACAACGACGGCGCCGTCATCCAGCTGTACACCTGCAACGGCACCAGCGCCCAGCAGTGGACGCACCGCTCCGGCAACGACTTCCTGAACCCGGGCTCCGGCAAGTGCCTGGACTCGCCGAACGGCTCCTCCGCCGACGGCACCCGGCTCCAGCTGTGGACCTGCAACGGCACCGCGGCCCAGAAGTGGACGCTCGGCTGA
- a CDS encoding XRE family transcriptional regulator — MDRRSFVGCGVASLAVLAVQWAAVEPRFLASALGGTGVDDGFVDWLEAGGNGLAGLPTEQRRHTGRLMDAQLATVTQLITRGRYGPRTGRRLHRLAASLATTCGWHRFDQGQHADAGRYWETALQSAHAAGDRDLVAGVLADTAYQAIWLGRPRAAADRLGYALTGAEHPTARALLLLRRARAHAAVGDRSACYRDLAAAEPALGRSAADPAPGWCGWMSPADLAVDSGRCLLDLGRTAAARARIAEGVALLPPSRAKTRAIFLSYQARSHLHSGEVEQALAAGTDALALATRIGAPRCLALVHDLGPAFARHHREPGVPELLDRLARA; from the coding sequence GTGGACCGTCGCAGTTTCGTGGGGTGCGGCGTGGCGTCGCTGGCCGTTCTGGCCGTGCAGTGGGCCGCCGTCGAGCCGCGGTTCCTCGCGTCGGCGCTCGGCGGGACCGGGGTCGACGACGGGTTCGTGGACTGGCTGGAGGCGGGCGGCAACGGGTTGGCCGGGTTGCCGACCGAGCAGCGCCGGCACACCGGACGCCTGATGGACGCTCAACTCGCCACCGTCACGCAGCTGATCACCAGGGGTCGGTACGGGCCCCGGACGGGGCGGCGGTTGCACCGGCTGGCGGCCTCGCTGGCGACCACCTGCGGCTGGCACCGCTTCGACCAGGGACAGCATGCGGACGCCGGCCGGTACTGGGAGACCGCCCTGCAGTCCGCGCACGCCGCGGGCGACCGCGACCTGGTCGCCGGGGTCCTCGCCGACACCGCCTACCAGGCGATCTGGCTCGGCCGGCCGCGGGCTGCCGCGGACCGGCTCGGCTACGCCCTGACCGGCGCCGAACACCCCACCGCCCGCGCCCTGTTGCTGCTCCGCCGGGCCCGTGCGCACGCCGCGGTCGGCGACCGGTCCGCCTGTTACCGGGACTTGGCGGCGGCGGAGCCGGCGCTCGGCCGGTCCGCCGCCGACCCGGCCCCGGGCTGGTGCGGCTGGATGAGCCCCGCCGACCTGGCCGTGGACTCCGGGCGCTGCCTGCTGGACCTCGGCCGAACGGCCGCCGCCCGGGCCCGGATCGCCGAGGGCGTGGCCCTGCTGCCCCCGTCGCGGGCCAAGACCCGGGCGATCTTCCTGAGCTACCAGGCCCGGTCCCACCTCCACTCCGGCGAGGTCGAGCAGGCCCTCGCGGCCGGCACGGACGCCCTCGCGCTGGCCACCCGGATCGGCGCCCCGCGCTGCCTCGCCCTCGTCCACGACCTCGGCCCGGCCTTCGCCCGCCACCACCGGGAGCCGGGAGTCCCCGAGCTGCTGGACCGGCTGGCCCGCGCCTGA